A stretch of the Eulemur rufifrons isolate Redbay chromosome 20, OSU_ERuf_1, whole genome shotgun sequence genome encodes the following:
- the PFDN4 gene encoding prefoldin subunit 4, protein MAATMKKAAAEDVNVTFEDQQKINKFARNTSRITELKEEIEVKKKQLQNLEDACDDIMLADDDCLMIPYQIGDVFISHSQEETQEMLEEAKKNLQEEIDALESRVESIQRVLADLKVQLYAKFGSNINLEADES, encoded by the exons gCTGCAGAAGATGTCAATGTTACTTTCGAAGATcaacaaaagataaacaaatttgCACGGAATACGAGTAGAATCACAGAgctgaaggaagaaatagaagtaaaaaag AAACAACTCCAAAATTTAGAAGATGCTTGTGATGACATCATGCTTGCAGATGATGACTGTTTAATGATACCTTATCAAATTGGTGATGTTTTCATTAGCCATTCTCAAGAAGAAACACAAGAAATGTTAGAAGAAGCAAAG aaaaatttgCAAGAAGAAATTGACGCCTTAGAATCCAGAGTGGAATCAATTCAGCGGGTGTTGGCAGATTTGAAAGTTCAGTTATAtgcaaaatttggaagcaacatAAACCTTGAAGCTGATGaaagttaa